In Lasioglossum baleicum unplaced genomic scaffold, iyLasBale1 scaffold1293, whole genome shotgun sequence, the DNA window aAACCTAGTTTAACTAGTCTTGAGGAAGCAGTTGCATATACCCTTGGTAAAAAAATAACATGTAACATGAATTGGATAGATATTACAGATACAGATGTAATTATCTTAGATTTTACACGTTATCTTTTATTTAATACTTTAGATCGCTAAAGTATATGATTTGTTTTAGATCCAAATGAAGATAATGGTACCTTTGAGATCGATACAAAACGTGTCTGAAGTATTTCATTCTGGTGCACAATATATTTTTGTGAACAATAGACCAATTAAATATAAAGAATTAGAAAAGGTACGCATTTTAATCAGTTGTTTCAAAATTAATCAAAACAATTACAAAATATTTACAGAGCATTTTCAGATAGTAACTAAAATAATTTTGGAGGCATTGGAGCAAGAATTATCAGTGAGGAAAAAACCTATATTTAttctatacattttaataaatgCTGCAAATGTAGATATTAATctagaaccaaataaaaattctgctCTTTTTAAAGAACAGGTATTTGTGTGTacgaaataaataatgatatattACTTTTATAACTTATGACACATTTACTttacattgcagaatatggttATTAATACGATAGAAAagtatttagaaaatttttatggcATACAAAGAGAAGTACAAGAGAAAAGCACTTGTGATAGTTCATTTGCTGATTATCAAGATTATACACTGAAAACAAATATTAgtaatgttgaaattgaggaaccTGTGTGTAAAAAACGAAAATTAATAGAAGAAGAACAAAAAAGCAGAAGAATGGAAGAAAATATTGATAAACCTATTAAAAAGAATATGAATGCTGATGGAAATGtagaaaataatgtaaattCTGCTGAAAGTGATAATTTTGAACATAGGAAGCTGATACAAGTTTCTCCTAATGAGCAGGATAGTAATAAAGAAGATGCTAAAAGATGCGAAGAAAACATAAATAATCTTGATGTTCAATTACCATATTTAGATCTAAGTGATCCAGATTCGAATGATTCGCAAAAATTTACACCAATCAATAACGATAGTTCTCATAATTCTGTGTTAGTATTTAAGCTATAGATTAAAGTGCATTTTAAtcggaattttttttaatacatatgttttattgttaatagtaataataatataaaagaagACATTGAGGATACACCACCATTTGAATTAACACCGCAATCTGAAACATTCAGTCAACTACCGATAATAGATTTAGGTGAAGATTTTGAATTAGATGGCTATTCAAACGCAGATAAGAATGAAAAAGAAGATAATATAAGAAATACTAATCCAACAGGCTTGTATACGAAGGATAAATTAGTTACAAAAACGACTGTCACATTAAAAGAATGGAGCAAAGGACATGTATCTGGTTTGCAGGTAAAACTTACAACGaatttattacaataaatttaattatgaaaattgtaTGATGCATATTTAAGATTATCTTGGCAGGGGGGTACAGATGTAGAACTTTATACTAATGTAGAACCAAATAAATCATCAAATAATGGTAAGGGAAATGTATGCGAAGGCTTTCTCAAATTTTCCAAGCATATCAGACCAGAAGGTATACACATTTAATAGACAATCCACTTTATTATGaacataaatatgtacaaaatataCATGTTATGtctgaatatttatttttagttcTAAAGCAAAACCCTAACATGACAGCACCTCAAATTGCCCATACAGTAACTAATCTTTGGAAAGAACTATCATCCGAGGAACGCGGATATTTTAGAGATCTTGCACGTGACGAAAAGTCTGATTGCGATATagataaattaaaaacaaaagaaaaaaatgcaGTAGATACcaataaagataaaaatagACTATTGAAAGCAttagaaaaaatgaaaagaatgaattacgagaaaaaggaaaatttAGTTATGAGAACTACTGTACCTTTGGATATAGATATGAAGAAAGTTACtaaaaaatttctaaataagTACGTGTTAGAgattattacaaatttttaatattattaacataTAATATTTGTTATAAACGTTACAGATCTTCGTATGAACATACCAATCTCGTCGTCGGACTGTTATGCTCAAATTTATGGATTATTTACAAATCTGCGCATATTTGGATTTTAGATGTGAGAAATCTTAAAAAAGAATTGCATATATCTGATACAAACACGAATGAGGTAAATTTGACAATAGAAGATTAAACATAAAATGTTATTATTTTTCAGTTTAATCATTTATGACATGTATTCTATCTATTATAGGACAATGCTGAGAATATAGAACAACTTTTGCAGCAAtggttttcattaaaaaatgatttatctATATTATATCCTATACATTCGTTAACAAAAATTAGGAATAGTTCTTAATTCACGATACTGTAACTGTTATTTAAGTACCTACTCTGttaagtttaaaataaaaaaatttctttatttttgagTTCGTTTAATacttaatattaatattgattGCTAGTGTAAAGAAAAATCCGTGGATTTCGTCGTGTATCGAATGTAAGTATAATTTACTTGAATACGTTTTAATTCTTGATAATTTGAAAGATTCGCTTCAAATATTAGCAGTTAATGTTTCTTTCAaacttaatttattaaaaatctatGTTGTATATATAAATCCACGTAATAGCCGTAATTTCAAATTTAGACATTCTAAATTTTAGTTACTTTAATTAACACGAAATCACTGACTGCTACAAAAGAAATTCTGATTGGTCAATATATACACGAGGCGATTTAAATTTCTTCACTAGATATGCACTCGAAGACTTTTCATTGCAAGTAATTaagatttcaataaaaaaatgaaaattctttacttaaataaaacaattaatttacaatgtcacattattattcttatttattGTATGATTTCTTGTTATATTTTTATTCTCACCGTTTTCGATACATTTCGGTGACCGAATTTTATTACTATATTACCAgaataatatgtataaaatattggaaaattaatattaaaattttatgcaattataaaaACCATATTACAGACATGTTACatatataaaaatctatttgATCGAAATAAATGATAATGTAaagattataatatttttgagGTTTAAGCTGATAATGCAAGGAAATGATAGCCGTAATGAATTTTGATTGGAGAGACGGTTGAAGGTTGGTGATTTCAATCTATATATTTGAAGTTTCTGGTGGGTTGTTGGCTGCCATCTTGGACCTCGCTCGTTTGAGAAGCCGGGCCACCCGCAAAAATCTTTGAGTTTCATGCGTTCGCGCGGCCTCACGTATTccgtaagcaggttgcgtgatttCCCGACGAATTTAGAGATCTGTTGCGGTCAATCTATTCAAGATTTGGGTCCGGAATGTATTAGGTGAGTCTGAAATGAGTCAACATTAATTTCCTGATTGCGATGGCGTGTGATTTATCTCGTACATGTGTGTTCGTGCTTGTGCTTGTGCGTGTTTCTAATCCATGTTGCGATAGTAGATTAATTTttacctagatttttactctttaACAAAAGTATAAATTTTTTCTATCTACAAATTGTATTTGTACATATCAAATTGTTCTTTTGCTAAAACATAACTTTAAACCACAGAAACGAACTGGTAGTGTTCTGTAAACTCACAATCAATAGACATCTGAGGAATATGCAGTTCATACGTTATAAAGTAAAGTGAACACGTTTTTAAGTTTATTAGTTTCTTATTTtcagattaatttctttctcttgttATTCTGCTTGTtatcatataattatttttattgaagTTGTTTTGATTCTTCTAACCATATAACTACTTTTTCTAATTACATTTAGTTAAATGTTATATAgatattttcaataaagatTGCATTAGTTGGTTTATAAATGAATCTGATTACATGTTTTATCATTTATATGTACAAGAAATTATTGTTGCAATAATGGGTTATTGAAGTATATATGTTTTTCTTACTATGTTGTTTTAATTATACTGTAAGTACTATTGATTTTTAATTGATATAGATGATTTTTAGTTTATCCATCACATTAAGTATAGTGTACACATGTCTAAATAATAGAACACATCCGTGTATGTTACACACTATCATCATACTTTTTCTTAAATCAAGTAAAAAGTATATAAGGATCAATTAAATGttgtatatttactatttataatcAAATATTGCATTGTTGTAATTAATTGTAAGTGTATTGTaaaatgataaataaatatgaatgcaatattgaattgttttaataaataccaATATCATtgacatttaatatttaatattttatgtaatacatatatgtttaaatgTAAGTTAATGTTTGGCAAAAGACTATTTACATATTCATGTATTTCCTAatattttgttctttttttctgctaaattaaaatatatgtacatataattgtgacattattttaatatgattttttttaatgactCAGGTATATGTTTATCCTCGCGCTTTTATAACTGGGTGTGTGGAGGAGGTAAATTAACTAGCTTTTGTAATTTTTCGATAGAGAGTGCAGGAATAACAATCCACACAACAAATAGTAGTAGTAATATATCAGAAAAAATGGCACTACCCAGTAGAGCGCGAGTTTACACAGATGTGAATGCACACAAATCCAGAGATTATTGGGACTATGAATCTTATGTTGTTGATTGGGGGTAAGTGTATAATAAAAAGTTATATGcgcatatatgtgtgtgtgtggaccACGTgaggcacgcgcgcgcgcgcgcgtgtatgtatgtatgtatgtatgtatgcgtatatatatatatattatgtatgtatatatatatatgtatgtacatatttattcaTAATTATGTCTTCCTTATTTTAGTTAATGATagtaaattatttgttatatagACAACAAGATGATTATCAACTAGTAAGAAAATTAGGCAGAGGAAAATATAGTGAAGTATTTGAAGCCattaatattacgaataatgaaAAATGTGTTGTAAAAATTTTAAAGGTAAAACATGTGAATTACATTTCAACAGTTTGATTGCAATTAATGTaaagttttaatttttttctgtttttaatatttagcctgtaaaaaagaagaaaataaaaagggAAATAAAAATCTTAGAAAACCTCAAAGGTGGGACCAACATAATTACACTCCAAGCTGTTGTTAAAGATCCTGTATCAAGGACACCGGCACTGATATTTGAACATGTGAACAACACAGATTTCAAGCAATTATACCAGACGCTAACAGACTACGACATAAGATACTACCTCTACGAATTATTAAAAGTGCGTGTATTGTTAAGTGCAATGGAACCAAGTATCAGTCCAATGTGAATCTTCGAGATTATTATTTTGATAGATGTAGGTGCATATCAAAGGTTCAAGGAAGagttcgaaaatatttatttttataaaaattcatttttttcccTTCTATTATCACATTTTTGCTTTTGTTTAGTACTAGCAGTTGTGAAGTTGTGAATGAAAAAGATTTATTGTGATCCATTCTATTGCAAGACATTGAAATAATTTTGCTACTAACTGCTTTGCCATGAAAAATtcagttatttaaataatttatctaCGCTAGTTACTATAAATTTCTATGTACAAActggtttcttttctttttgttttttattagTTGCTTACTTTGcagatgaagtataataggactAAATAACTTTAAAAACATTTTGCATAGAAAGGGTTAAAAgtgaatataataaacaaatctTTTGTAATATTTGTTCATAAGGATTAAGAAgtctttcctttctttttcttttcttttgttttcttttcttttattttctttttctttttttttttttttttctttttctttttttttttatgtttgtcagaatatatgaaaaaaaatatttaggttcagaaatttttaaaattttcggactcatgaatatttaagtaaGTAATGTGTCGATAGTGTTCGATTCATTTTACATTTATGACTAAATAACATGTGAACAAAAGATTAATGATGTATAAAATGTAGTCTCTTCTGTTTTCTGTTTAGGCATTGGATTATTGCCATAGTATGGGAATAATGCACAGGGACGTCAAGCCGCACAATGTTATGATAGATCATGAAAATCGAAAGTTGCGGTTAATCGATTGGGGTTTAGCAGAGTTTTATCATCCTGGTCAGGAATATAATGTACGAGTAGCTTCACGATATTTTAAAGGTCCAGAACTACTTGTAGATTATCAGGTTTGTGTGTGTTTCATTGttacattaataattatcattacAGTGTAATTAGTTTGTAGATAACACGTTACTCCTTTCATATTACAGATGTATGATTATTCATTAGATATGTGGTCTCTTGGATGCATGCTTGCAAGTATGATATTCAGGAAAGAACCGTTTTTTCATGGACATGATAATTATGACCAATTAGTTAGAATTGCAAAAGTTCTAGGAACTGAGGAATTATTCGAATATCTTGAAAAGTACCATATTGATTTGGATCTTCGTTTCAATGATATTCTAGGCCGACATTCACGTAAACGCTGGGAGCGTTTTATGCATTCAGAAAATCAACATTTAGTATCACATGAAAGTCTCGATTTTCTTGACAAACTTCTGCGTTACGATCATTACGAAAGACTTACTGCACGCGAAGCTATGGAACATCCCTATTTTTGTAAGTATAACGagataataaaatttgattccgcgaattattacaaaatataaaatgataatgataatttgaaaaattattattttctttctttttgttcATTTTAGATCCAATAGTAAAAGATCAAGGTCGATTAAATATGGTATCATCGTCACCTACTCCTATAACAGGTTCGTTGCCTGTAGGTGAGTAACGGCCCAGGTAATGTCATCATCTCAATTtccaatttataattatttaatcataTCATTCACGTATTGTTGAATCGACCATGAGAATACCGTGAATATTCATTCGCATCTTCGAATAAGATGCGTATCAATTGAACATCCATGAAGTTTGTATTGATTCGAATTTACAACTTCTATTTTACGATATTTATATAAACAAGGAATGAGAAAGAATGCCGGAAATATGAACACGTCGTGTTTGTATTGTAATGTACGAATACACGCAGTTCTGTTGATACTCAAttgaatgcatgaaattaattgttGACATCGTCCGGCATTGTATAATTTAACTAATTCGCAATGATAAACATTGTTCTTGTAAAGTGTTCAAACGTTGAGCGTGGAAACACATTTATGTTGATATAAATCCTTAATATTAAGTATCCATCAGGAATCTTTTCCATTGCGAATTAGTTAAAGTAAAAAACTGTGTTACGCTTTACGCAAGGTCGTTCCAGCCATCTAAATAATGAGAGCAGGATGTACTACATTGTGGCCAGAATATAAACATCTATTAGTGGTACTACTTTAATTTGGAGTTTCAGGTGTGTGGAATGACCAATGCGACTTATagtcatattataaaaaaacatACGAAATAGAGTAATGTCGGCCGTTAACAATATAGAACGATCTTCTTTTGCaagtaatatatattttatttttcatgataCATTGTACTTTAGAATTTCAAATTTCTCGGCTactgttttttttaaatctatttttccggttttttttttttttcttttttcccctcccccctttttttatatataaataaggaGATCGTTTCAAATGGTCATAATGTGACTAGATATGCGGCTAAATAAATGTatgatttgaaatatttaaacgaTTCAAGTCTATATGTCGTTTAGTATCGATTAATCTATGATTagtataaaatgtataaaatgctGACTTTTCTCATATCGTCTCATCGAGGATCGGTTATATCGATATCTCGTTGATTGTACGGTGAatgcatttttttttcttttttttttttttttttttttttttttttttctctcgataCTAATAACTGAAAGAAGTGGCACGCGTCCGCAATTATACCTGGAAGAAAATGTTTGATTCCTCTTTAATAAATGGTGAATATGATAGAAATTGATTTACTGAAACACGGACCTGACTATTTCATATAATTTCCAAAGGTGTAAGTAGGTTAGAAATAGATAAtcaatagtatatatatatatatatatatatatatatatatatatatatatatatatatatatatatatatatatatcacacacacacaccataGAATGTTTAACAAACAATAGATACGGTGTGCAATCGAAACCTTATAATACTGGTAAAGAATGTGTTACGTACATACCGTTTCTAAAATCTATTGATAATTAACAACAGCGAAAGTGTTAACAACAAACAGTAAAACATGTTTTTAATAACTAAATCGATACGTATTAAACGACAACTGGGCTTGAATTCCTGATTCATTTCAAAACAGGCATTTTTTTAGTCGATATGCGTATTTATAAGGAGCGTACGAAGAATCAAACATTTTCATTTAGGTATCGATACTTCGCGCGAGGGAGCTTAATCCCATCCCTAAGCGTGACTGTGAGCAGCGTACCGGTTCGTGGAATAAACTGACTGAAAAATGTGGTGGGACAAGTTGGAAATGGGATTCAGAAAACGATGAAGTATTCGTCACATCCGTTACATCCTTAACATATGGTTTACGATTTTTTATTAGTTACATACTAAAAGCCGAACCTTCCATTCCACCTAAACTTGCAAAATTGAGAGGAAGAAAACTATTTTGTGCGATGGTGGACCATCCTTATGTAAATGGCAATTATATTTTGACGTGGTATATAAAGTTCTACACATTTTAGACATTCCTTGTTTTTCATCCTGGGTATTACATAGAAGAATTTGCGTTTGATATATTGAGAACAATCTACTATATGCGATTGACATCTTAAATGGCATAAACAAGGAGCAAACGATGCGTgtcaaaaaatatcgattttactATATTGCAAATTATTTAGGAACGGAAGAAAGTTTAAGATATTCATATGAAATCTATCTAAACAAAGTACATGCTCTATCCATATTGGACGGAATGCATGTGCAATTATTAATTGTATGTTGCTTTTCTGTGTTTTTGTAATCTATCATTTCTATTGTGTTCCTTTAACGCTGCTGCTAATGTCACGATCACGGAAatccgtaaatgcataaagatgcgaTTAAATCATGTTATGTCACTTTGAAGATCGTCCGTTATTACATGAGACATTATAACGAAAATGATGCAAAACGAAAACCACGTGTATTTGCATCCATACAAGCGCGTACGACACACATTTACACATAGCACATACGTGCTTACACTTAACATGTACCTTAGGCGCTCGGTTTAGTACTTTTAACAATGATAAAAATGTTCGTTTATATCTGATACAATGATAGTTGAATAAAATGTTTGTTATAGCCAAGTACTCTTTGTGCTCTGTGAATACCTGTATATCCAGTAATAGATGTTACCAAGGTACTGGTAAAAATATCATTGATCGAATAATTTTAAAACGCCATTTCAAGGAAGTGTTTAAAATTCTAGCCCTTGTTATTTCTACATTTCTATGGTTATTTCTAGTTTATATTGAGTCAAATCTGTTTCATATTAAACGGTaaagatttttaatttaattttaattgaacaaAGCGAAAATTCACAGGCACCTTAAACACTTGGCGCCAGCAGAAGCCTACGTACATGAACAAATACACAtcgataaagaaaaaaaaaaaaaaaaaaaaaaaaaaaaacattcgtATTGCTGTACATTTTATGCTTGACGCGCTGATCAAAAACTTAATGTCGATAATACCCATTAACTTgatcaaattattttatatacagcATTACCAATGTGTTTCTTATGAATTGAACatgtaattatttatatatgaaCGTAAGCCAGTTTATTGTgtacatttgaaaaaattttcttcgcgagaaagagggggagagagagagggagagagacgtaCTTTTAAAGAATGTATAGGAATAGAGCACACTCCACTTGTAAACCATGTCCTTTCGTATTATTTCGAAAGAATTCATCAGTTCCTATACGTATAAATTGCGCATAAAGTACGCTCAATTCattaatacatacatatgtatatatatacatataacacttatatataaataattatacatatatatatacacgcgcacacacatatatatatatatatatatacataaatataaataatgaaatatatatatacatatacatgtgtgtgtttgtgtgtatgtgtgtgggtgcgtgtgcgtgtgtgtatatatatatatataaaaataaatatatagtatacatacatacacatttaCATACGTAACATATTATAAATGCGTACCCTATCAAGCGGAGTGTGAATTTAAATTCAAAGAGCCGGAGTATGCTTTCGAATATTATCGGCTAAAGAGTAATGTTCGCTTCTTATTCTGATCACTGCGCCGTTTTTGCCTTATTATCGTGTATTTAaagattttatatgtatatatatgtatattttatttttcaataatgcataaaaaatatatatacatatatacataacgcagataaatgaaaataagtggAAGGAGTACGTAGATGTGTGAGATGGATACTGCGCTATAAATGTTAAAGATGTAAAAAAGAAATACTTTGTGTACAAGTAAAgtataaatacattttatttattccgcTTATAATCGTCGTATTGTTCGAACAcgacaaatatttaatttcaagtcACTTTCACATGGCAAGAACGGCGCAAATGTATTGTCCAAATTTGATAACCCTCCCTGTTCATATGTTAAGTTTACGATAATCTAGTTTAGTtttataggaaaaaaaaaaaaaaaaaactattgaaCAATTACTATTTAAATCAGCAAATGAACTTAAacaaacgaaaaattgaaataacgAATTGTCACTaatgtaattaatatattatgctAAATTTTAACGTTGATATTTTATCTTGCAACATCATGATTATTTAATACTATTCTGAAAACAGAATGTATCGTTAATGGAAATTGCCGGGGAAGCCATTCTACCGTTATCATGCATTATAGGCCAGTTTTTTAATTCTTATTTTCTATTCTGTCAAAGAATGGCTATATCCTGGTAGAAAAGAGCGCaaccaattttttaatatacgcCAAATGTAtattcgaattttatattccctTATAATAATGCCAAAGTGATAAAGTGAAATTGTTTACATACTTCCTCGTTTTCTGTTTCTCTCTTAAGTTCtaaatttcttttcgttttaATATGGGGTATTGTAAAACAGACTATTTTAACGCGGTTGAGGCatgacaataaaattagccAAAGTGCATGGAAACTATTTTGATTTAAACTTATCATCGATCGTAAAAATATGGCGAAAGTAAAAAAATGATCCATCCTGTATCGCGTGATTACAggtttttaatgtttttgcaATATTACTCTTGATAAATTAATGATACGATGGCTAAATAAATGATgatgaaaaatttcaaaattttcctttaTGCGGGTACAAAACATATGTTCATATATGCAGTGTaacaataatatgtataatttacAACATGAAACACTGTAATACTAAAAAATGCTGTAtagaattaattgaaaatagaagcaaatacaattttttttcatatctaaaaaaagaaaaaaattgattctTTAATTGTTTAGTTTCTTGCCGAgatgaaacagtattttaagTTGAGTTTTTATTTCTTATCATCATACACGTAATTCTGTCTGTTGATCCTTTACGATCTAAATCTATAATTGTTTTTTAacattgtaatttttgaaagatataacacgtttataaaaa includes these proteins:
- the LOC143220611 gene encoding uncharacterized protein LOC143220611, whose translation is MIISALDKDTVKLITTTQIITSISTAVKELLENAFDADAKNVEINLIDSGCTLIEVKDDGYGISKIDAPYMALSSYTSKIHSFSDLDSLETYGFRGEALYALSSVSDLTIISKTEQDEVATSYTIDHYGRIINSEPCHRSTGTTVQVKQLFKQMPVRRQIITHSKKANQDIKTLESLIRSYGICKFFVRISYKVDNKIIFAKPSLTSLEEAVAYTLGKKITCNMNWIDITDTDIQMKIMVPLRSIQNVSEVFHSGAQYIFVNNRPIKYKELEKIVTKIILEALEQELSVRKKPIFILYILINAANVDINLEPNKNSALFKEQNMVINTIEKYLENFYGIQREVQEKSTCDSSFADYQDYTLKTNISNVEIEEPVCKKRKLIEEEQKSRRMEENIDKPIKKNMNADGNVENNVNSAESDNFEHRKLIQVSPNEQDSNKEDAKRCEENINNLDVQLPYLDLSDPDSNDSQKFTPINNDSSHNSVNNNIKEDIEDTPPFELTPQSETFSQLPIIDLGEDFELDGYSNADKNEKEDNIRNTNPTGLYTKDKLVTKTTVTLKEWSKGHVSGLQGGTDVELYTNVEPNKSSNNGKGNVCEGFLKFSKHIRPEVLKQNPNMTAPQIAHTVTNLWKELSSEERGYFRDLARDEKSDCDIDKLKTKEKNAVDTNKDKNRLLKALEKMKRMNYEKKENLVMRTTVPLDIDMKKVTKKFLNKSSYEHTNLVVGLLCSNLWIIYKSAHIWILDVRNLKKELHISDTNTNEDNAENIEQLLQQWFSLKNDLSILYPIHSLTKIRNSS
- the LOC143220612 gene encoding LOW QUALITY PROTEIN: casein kinase II subunit alpha-like (The sequence of the model RefSeq protein was modified relative to this genomic sequence to represent the inferred CDS: inserted 1 base in 1 codon; deleted 3 bases in 2 codons); this encodes MALPSRARVYTDVNAHKSRDYWDYESYVVDWGQQDDYQLVRKLGRGKYSEVFEAINITNNEKCVVKILKPVKKKKIKREIKILENLKGGTNIITLQAVVKDPVSRTPALIFEHVNNTDFKQLYQTLTDYDIRYYLYELLKALDYCHSMGIMHRDVKPHNVMIDHENRKLRLIDWGLAEFYHPGQEYNVRVASRYFKGPELLVDYQMYDYSLDMWSLGCMLASMIFRKEPFFHGHDNYDQLVRIAKVLGTEELFEYLEKYHIDLDLRFNDILGRHSRKRWERFMHSENQHLVSHESLDFLDKLLRYDHYERLTAREAMEHPYFYPIVKDQGRLNMVSSSPTPITGSLPVGIDTSREGLNPIPKRDCEQRTGSWNKLTEKCGGTSWKWDSENDEVFVTSVTSLTYGLRFFISYILKAEPSIPPKLAKLRGRKLFCAMVDHXLCKWQLYFDVVYKVLHFRHSLFFILGIT